A region from the Desulfuromonadales bacterium genome encodes:
- a CDS encoding hydrogen-dependent growth transcriptional repressor, translated as MGKSVDNPKKFIISCRVDNAELQTLQEKARAAGTNISALLRLSLNMLEQDGGGASQFSA; from the coding sequence ATGGGCAAAAGCGTCGACAATCCAAAGAAATTCATCATCTCCTGCCGGGTCGACAACGCCGAGCTGCAGACTCTGCAGGAAAAAGCCAGGGCAGCCGGCACCAACATCTCCGCGCTGCTGCGCCTGAGCCTCAATATGCTCGAGCAGGACGGCGGCGGGGCTTCCCAGTTCAGCGCCTGA